The Teredinibacter sp. KSP-S5-2 genome includes a window with the following:
- a CDS encoding UDP-2,3-diacylglucosamine diphosphatase, with protein sequence MTTYFISDLHLSEATPKLYEAFCSFVDSIAKDADALYILGDFFDAWVGDDDDSEICQTVKKQLKQYTDAGLTIYFMVGNRDFLLGETFAQQTGVTLLEDPSIVEIEGQTLMLMHGDSLCIDDFEYMQFRAQVRNPLWQQQALAMPLEQRRAIAAQMRNQSKTMNSNKAEDIMDVNNNTVINLLAAKNVFTLVHGHTHRPDVHTIEMPGMKAKRYVLGDWGDKGWYIKAENGELELVSFDIK encoded by the coding sequence ATGACCACATACTTCATCTCCGACCTACATCTCTCCGAAGCCACCCCCAAGCTGTACGAGGCATTCTGTTCATTTGTCGATTCCATCGCCAAGGACGCGGATGCACTCTACATACTCGGTGATTTCTTTGATGCGTGGGTCGGCGATGACGATGATTCTGAAATATGCCAAACGGTTAAGAAGCAATTGAAACAGTATACCGATGCCGGATTAACTATCTATTTTATGGTCGGCAATCGGGACTTTTTGCTGGGCGAAACCTTTGCCCAGCAAACAGGTGTTACCTTGCTGGAAGACCCAAGCATCGTTGAAATTGAAGGCCAAACCCTGATGCTTATGCACGGAGACAGCCTTTGCATCGATGATTTCGAGTATATGCAATTCCGTGCGCAGGTTCGCAATCCACTTTGGCAACAGCAAGCATTGGCCATGCCTCTGGAACAACGCCGAGCTATCGCTGCACAGATGCGTAATCAAAGTAAGACCATGAACAGCAATAAAGCGGAAGACATCATGGACGTAAATAACAATACTGTTATTAACTTACTTGCCGCAAAAAATGTTTTTACCCTTGTTCACGGCCATACCCACCGACCCGATGTACACACCATAGAAATGCCAGGTATGAAGGCAAAACGTTATGTACTGGGCGACTGGGGTGATAAAGGTTGGTACATCAAAGCGGAAAATGGCGAATTAGAACTCGTGAGTTTCGATATCAAATAG
- a CDS encoding peptidylprolyl isomerase has product MITLHTNFGDITLELDFDKAPKTAANFKQYAEDGFYDGTIFHRVINNFMIQGGGFDADMSQKSTRDPIENEADNGLSNDVGTIAMARTMDPHSASAQFFINVKDNDFLNFKSKDMNGWGYCVFGKVTDGMDVINKIKEVATGSRAGHQDVPVEAVLIEKVSVA; this is encoded by the coding sequence ATGATTACATTGCATACAAATTTTGGTGATATCACGCTTGAACTTGATTTCGACAAAGCCCCGAAAACTGCGGCAAACTTCAAACAATACGCAGAAGACGGCTTTTACGATGGAACCATATTCCACCGAGTGATCAATAACTTCATGATCCAGGGTGGTGGTTTCGACGCGGACATGAGCCAAAAATCCACTCGCGATCCAATCGAAAACGAAGCGGACAATGGCCTTAGCAATGACGTTGGCACTATCGCTATGGCGCGAACAATGGACCCTCACAGCGCTTCAGCTCAATTTTTTATCAACGTAAAAGACAATGACTTCCTCAATTTCAAATCCAAGGATATGAATGGCTGGGGATATTGTGTTTTCGGTAAGGTCACTGACGGCATGGACGTAATTAACAAAATCAAAGAAGTTGCGACAGGCAGCCGCGCAGGACACCAAGACGTTCCTGTGGAAGCCGTACTTATTGAAAAAGTCTCCGTAGCCTAA
- the cysS gene encoding cysteine--tRNA ligase, giving the protein MSKSNAVDFSLYNTLSGKKEVFKPLVPGKINMYVCGITVYDYCHIGHARVLIAFDFITRYLRKQGWDVNYIRNVTDIDDKILKRANENGEEFSALAQRFTEAMVEDETRLGIIRPNSEPRATAHMDDILALIQALEDKGYAYQAKNGDVYYRVAKFEGYGKLTNKNSEELLAGARISVEDAKEDPRDFVLWKSAKEGEAYWESPWGKGRPGWHIECSAMSKACLGETLDIHGGGPDLPFPHHENEIAQSEAANGCQYANYWMHAGALRVDGEKMSKSLGNFFTIRDVLQNYHPEVVRFLLINSHYRSPINYSEENLIEAKNGLERFYNALRGYDSVHALDWAAASQTTEGKKYIEAMNDDFNTSIAIATMYELVREINSAKDSAEAEPKVALLKALAEPLGILQQAADDVLQAATGDEISAEDVEALIQARQQAKLDKDWGKADEIREQLTAANIILEDSKEGTTWRRA; this is encoded by the coding sequence ATGAGTAAGTCAAACGCAGTAGATTTTTCGTTATACAACACCTTGTCCGGTAAAAAAGAAGTGTTTAAACCTTTGGTGCCAGGCAAAATTAATATGTATGTGTGTGGCATAACGGTGTACGACTACTGTCACATTGGTCATGCACGTGTTCTGATTGCGTTTGACTTTATTACTCGCTACCTGCGCAAGCAAGGCTGGGATGTAAACTATATTCGTAACGTCACGGATATTGATGACAAAATATTAAAACGTGCAAATGAAAACGGCGAAGAGTTTTCCGCGTTGGCTCAGCGTTTTACTGAGGCGATGGTGGAGGATGAAACTCGTTTGGGAATTATTCGTCCCAACAGTGAACCTCGTGCCACCGCACATATGGACGATATTCTTGCTCTTATCCAGGCATTGGAAGACAAAGGCTATGCCTATCAGGCTAAAAATGGTGATGTGTATTATCGTGTCGCCAAATTTGAAGGTTACGGCAAGTTAACCAACAAAAACTCTGAAGAATTATTGGCAGGCGCGCGTATTTCCGTTGAAGATGCAAAAGAAGACCCGCGAGATTTCGTGCTTTGGAAATCCGCGAAAGAAGGTGAGGCTTATTGGGAGTCTCCATGGGGCAAAGGGCGTCCCGGTTGGCATATTGAATGTTCCGCAATGAGTAAAGCCTGCCTGGGCGAAACTCTGGATATCCACGGTGGCGGGCCGGATTTGCCTTTCCCTCATCACGAAAATGAAATTGCCCAGAGCGAAGCGGCAAATGGTTGTCAGTATGCCAACTATTGGATGCATGCTGGCGCGTTGCGCGTGGATGGCGAGAAAATGTCTAAATCGTTAGGCAACTTTTTTACCATTCGTGATGTGTTGCAAAACTATCATCCAGAAGTTGTACGCTTCCTGTTAATTAACAGCCACTATCGCAGTCCGATTAATTATTCGGAAGAAAATCTGATTGAAGCCAAAAATGGTTTGGAGCGTTTTTATAATGCGCTACGTGGTTACGATTCGGTACACGCTTTGGATTGGGCTGCAGCCAGCCAAACCACAGAAGGTAAAAAATACATTGAAGCCATGAACGATGACTTCAATACCAGTATCGCTATTGCCACCATGTACGAATTGGTTCGAGAAATCAATTCAGCTAAAGACAGTGCAGAAGCCGAACCTAAAGTGGCTTTGTTAAAAGCGCTTGCTGAACCTTTGGGAATTTTGCAGCAAGCTGCGGATGACGTGTTACAGGCCGCCACTGGTGACGAGATCAGTGCGGAAGATGTGGAAGCACTTATTCAGGCGCGCCAACAAGCCAAACTGGATAAAGATTGGGGCAAAGCGGATGAAATTCGTGAGCAACTCACTGCTGCCAATATTATTTTGGAAGATTCAAAAGAGGGAACCACATGGCGACGCGCATAG
- a CDS encoding DUF3012 domain-containing protein, with product MATRIVYIAFASVCLFGCSEKRMSEEWCDSMIDKPNSEWTEQDFTSFSQDCLYNEKKS from the coding sequence ATGGCGACGCGCATAGTCTATATTGCCTTCGCTTCAGTCTGTTTGTTCGGTTGTTCGGAAAAGCGAATGTCGGAAGAGTGGTGTGACAGCATGATCGACAAGCCAAATTCCGAATGGACCGAGCAGGATTTCACCTCATTTAGTCAAGACTGTTTGTATAACGAAAAGAAGTCATAA
- a CDS encoding ion transporter, whose translation MQASQIVRTFAEVRSNRLFETFVVSVIIFSAIVVGVKTYDIPEIVAQIVHILDWLITVIFLVEITIRFIGEERKRDFFKNGWNIFDTTIVIVSLIPIDNSELAVIGRLIRIFRVLRMVSIIPELRTLLVSLIKALPQLFYVVLLMFIIFYIYAAVGSTFFSEINPELWGDIAVSLLTLFRVMTFEDWTDVMYETMTVHGWSWAYYITFIFFTAFAFLNMIIGIVVNVMEQEHREHMQEGFENEHKELDTIKNELAEIKLLLQQQANRQA comes from the coding sequence ATGCAAGCCAGCCAAATCGTCCGAACCTTTGCCGAGGTTCGTTCTAACCGCCTGTTCGAAACATTTGTTGTTTCTGTCATTATTTTTTCTGCCATTGTTGTTGGTGTAAAGACCTACGATATCCCGGAAATTGTGGCACAAATCGTTCATATTCTGGATTGGTTAATTACCGTGATTTTCCTTGTGGAGATCACCATTCGTTTTATCGGTGAAGAACGAAAACGGGATTTCTTTAAGAATGGCTGGAATATTTTTGATACCACCATTGTTATTGTTAGCTTAATTCCTATCGATAACAGCGAGTTGGCGGTAATTGGTCGTTTAATACGTATTTTCCGTGTGTTGCGGATGGTTTCTATTATTCCCGAATTGAGGACGCTTCTGGTTTCCCTGATCAAGGCCTTACCTCAATTGTTTTATGTTGTGCTGCTCATGTTTATTATTTTTTATATCTATGCGGCAGTGGGCAGCACCTTCTTTAGTGAAATCAACCCCGAATTATGGGGGGATATTGCGGTTAGTCTTCTTACTTTATTCCGTGTTATGACTTTTGAAGATTGGACGGATGTTATGTATGAGACAATGACTGTTCACGGATGGAGCTGGGCATACTATATTACGTTTATCTTTTTTACCGCGTTCGCATTTTTGAATATGATTATTGGTATTGTGGTGAACGTTATGGAGCAGGAGCACCGGGAGCATATGCAGGAAGGGTTTGAGAACGAGCATAAAGAACTGGATACTATCAAAAACGAACTCGCGGAAATTAAACTACTCTTACAACAACAGGCTAATCGTCAGGCCTAG
- a CDS encoding glutamine--tRNA ligase/YqeY domain fusion protein, translated as MSNDSTAAATSERPLNFLEQIIKKDLEDGVHTNVVTRFPPEPNGYLHIGHAKSICLNFGLAETFGGQCNLRFDDTNPEKESQEYIDAIQSDVEWLGFKWAGDIRYGSDYFDTFYEWAQHLVREGKAYVCDLSPEEAREYRGTLTEPGKNSPYRDRSADENLDLLERMKNGEFEEGAKVLRAKIDMAHGNINMRDPILYRIRKKHHHQTGDKWCIYPSYDFAHGQEDALEGVTHSICTLEFADHRPLYEWFIENLPVPSKPKQYEFGRLNLNYTVTSKRKLKNLVDEGVVESWDDPRMPTIAGYRRRGYTPASIRKFCDMIGVTKSDGVVDIAMLEHAIRDDLDKNAPRAMCVLKPLKVVLTNYPKDKTELLSAPGHPNREDLPERELAFGHEVYIDQEDFREEANKKYKRLVLGKRVRLRNAYVIEADEAIKDDAGNIVEVRARIIEGTLGKNPEDGVKPKGVIQWVAAHDCAEFTVRLYDRLFTDPAPDAGGKDYMACINPESLVTLQNCKGEKGLLAAEPEQGYQFEREGYFCRDAKAEGLVFNRTIGLKDSWTKEENK; from the coding sequence ATGAGTAATGATTCTACTGCGGCAGCGACCTCAGAAAGGCCGCTAAATTTTCTTGAACAAATTATCAAGAAAGACCTTGAGGACGGCGTGCACACAAATGTGGTCACTCGATTTCCACCTGAACCTAACGGCTATTTGCATATCGGCCATGCTAAGTCCATCTGCTTGAATTTTGGTCTTGCCGAAACTTTTGGCGGTCAATGCAACTTACGTTTTGATGACACCAATCCCGAGAAAGAAAGCCAGGAATACATTGATGCCATCCAGAGCGATGTGGAATGGCTTGGCTTTAAATGGGCTGGTGATATCCGTTATGGGTCGGATTACTTTGACACCTTCTATGAATGGGCTCAGCACCTGGTTCGCGAAGGTAAAGCGTATGTTTGTGATTTATCACCTGAGGAAGCACGTGAATATCGTGGAACCTTAACCGAGCCGGGGAAAAATTCGCCTTATCGTGATCGCAGCGCAGATGAAAATCTGGATTTGTTAGAGCGAATGAAAAACGGTGAGTTCGAGGAAGGGGCGAAAGTATTGCGTGCAAAAATTGATATGGCCCACGGCAATATCAATATGCGTGACCCGATTCTTTATCGAATCCGTAAAAAGCATCACCACCAAACCGGTGATAAATGGTGTATTTACCCAAGTTACGATTTTGCTCACGGTCAGGAAGACGCCCTTGAAGGGGTGACACATTCTATTTGTACTCTTGAGTTTGCCGACCATCGACCGCTGTATGAGTGGTTTATCGAAAATCTGCCTGTGCCCAGCAAACCAAAACAGTATGAGTTTGGTCGATTAAACCTGAACTACACCGTTACATCTAAACGAAAACTGAAGAATCTGGTCGATGAAGGCGTGGTGGAATCCTGGGACGATCCGAGAATGCCTACTATCGCGGGTTATCGCCGCAGAGGGTATACCCCGGCATCGATTCGGAAGTTCTGCGACATGATCGGCGTGACCAAATCTGATGGCGTGGTGGATATTGCCATGTTGGAGCACGCTATTCGTGATGACCTGGATAAAAACGCACCACGAGCAATGTGTGTGCTTAAGCCATTGAAAGTGGTGTTGACCAACTATCCGAAAGACAAAACCGAATTGCTCTCTGCGCCTGGTCACCCCAACCGGGAAGATTTGCCTGAACGTGAATTGGCATTTGGTCATGAAGTGTATATTGATCAGGAGGATTTTCGGGAAGAAGCCAATAAAAAATATAAGCGCTTGGTGTTAGGTAAACGGGTTCGATTACGTAACGCCTATGTAATTGAAGCGGATGAAGCGATTAAAGATGACGCGGGCAATATTGTGGAAGTGCGTGCACGCATTATCGAAGGAACCTTGGGTAAAAACCCGGAAGATGGTGTAAAGCCAAAAGGTGTTATTCAATGGGTTGCCGCCCACGATTGTGCAGAATTTACCGTTCGGTTGTATGACCGTTTATTTACTGATCCAGCTCCAGACGCGGGTGGTAAAGATTATATGGCCTGTATTAATCCCGAAAGTTTGGTGACCTTGCAAAACTGTAAAGGAGAAAAGGGATTATTAGCGGCAGAGCCAGAGCAAGGTTATCAATTTGAGCGCGAAGGGTATTTCTGTCGTGATGCCAAAGCCGAAGGTTTGGTTTTTAACCGAACCATTGGGTTAAAAGACAGCTGGACCAAGGAAGAGAATAAATAG
- a CDS encoding thaumatin family protein translates to MKNSSANVLLRLTHLFIFSILFLSYQTQAYQPCPGNQRTMTVANSSSQDIWLGVAGGTISCLSDSDCPTGAAGSCQGANPPTAGTCSCATDSNACGSVSQCNTNNNYCYWNLPTNAGVKIDAKGGLQTLCFQEPDGSKPFQWSGNMFARTGCDANGQNCQTGECGNAANKPCPTGTGGNPPVSLVEFTLSNQTSAASSPGPDFYDVSIINGVNLAVQMGPASETYASAKNDPYSCETAGAANGTKGGLSGCNWKINPTIAGKDYSSTMQNVHPSLFSGKTCPSGKAPNSLGYCECSTASDCSGISGSVCGLAQNAVKGEILGNVCGEATGWWSADQICGMDGSFGAPIHCGKTTKGGQSYTALLGCTGVASCYNSAAKADCCGCGTSKKADGNWPKVLGPGYGGSDNGCYSNNPDWVSDIQPWLSYLKTACPTAYVYPYDDATSTFTCAGSRINDPKGKKVGPPDYNVIFSDLN, encoded by the coding sequence ATGAAAAACTCGTCTGCTAACGTATTATTACGTCTTACTCATCTGTTCATCTTCTCTATCTTATTTTTATCGTATCAGACTCAGGCTTATCAACCATGTCCTGGTAATCAGCGAACTATGACCGTTGCCAATTCCAGCAGTCAGGATATTTGGTTGGGGGTTGCTGGCGGTACCATTTCCTGTTTATCCGATTCAGATTGCCCAACCGGTGCAGCCGGGTCTTGCCAGGGAGCAAATCCTCCCACCGCGGGCACCTGTTCCTGCGCGACGGATTCCAACGCGTGTGGCAGTGTCTCCCAATGTAATACCAACAATAATTACTGTTACTGGAATTTGCCAACCAATGCGGGCGTAAAAATTGATGCAAAAGGTGGTTTGCAAACGCTATGTTTTCAGGAGCCTGATGGAAGTAAACCGTTTCAATGGAGCGGCAATATGTTTGCGCGAACAGGCTGTGATGCTAACGGACAAAACTGCCAAACAGGGGAGTGTGGGAATGCCGCGAACAAGCCTTGTCCAACGGGTACCGGAGGTAATCCGCCGGTTTCGTTAGTGGAGTTTACGCTAAGTAATCAGACCTCAGCAGCAAGCTCACCTGGACCGGATTTCTATGATGTGAGTATTATTAATGGCGTGAATCTGGCTGTGCAAATGGGGCCTGCAAGTGAAACCTATGCATCCGCCAAGAATGACCCGTATTCATGCGAAACTGCTGGCGCAGCTAACGGGACAAAAGGCGGTTTAAGCGGCTGTAATTGGAAGATCAATCCAACCATTGCCGGTAAGGACTACAGTTCAACCATGCAGAATGTTCATCCCAGTCTTTTCTCTGGAAAAACCTGCCCAAGTGGCAAGGCACCTAACTCTCTGGGTTACTGCGAGTGCAGCACGGCAAGCGACTGTAGTGGTATTTCTGGATCAGTATGTGGCTTAGCGCAGAATGCCGTAAAAGGAGAAATACTGGGCAATGTCTGCGGTGAAGCGACCGGATGGTGGTCGGCGGATCAAATTTGTGGCATGGACGGCAGTTTTGGTGCGCCAATACACTGCGGAAAAACAACCAAAGGTGGTCAGAGCTATACCGCTTTATTAGGTTGTACGGGAGTGGCTTCGTGTTATAACAGTGCGGCAAAAGCTGATTGTTGTGGTTGTGGTACGAGCAAAAAAGCCGATGGGAACTGGCCTAAAGTTCTTGGTCCGGGTTATGGAGGCAGTGACAACGGTTGTTACTCCAATAATCCCGACTGGGTGTCGGATATTCAGCCCTGGTTATCCTATTTAAAAACCGCCTGCCCAACGGCCTACGTTTACCCCTATGACGATGCGACCAGTACCTTTACTTGTGCGGGCTCCAGGATAAATGATCCAAAAGGGAAGAAAGTTGGGCCACCTGACTACAATGTTATTTTTTCTGATTTGAATTAG